Proteins found in one Rhizobium sp. NZLR1 genomic segment:
- a CDS encoding RidA family protein, with the protein MTGVCVNQFPTAAGKVENSPYQRLAALGIKLPPPPPPIANFVTHVVEGNMLYLSGQGPREADGFLHAGKVGAGVSVEEAYRHARLTGINLLAVMHDALGDLSRVKRVVKLLGMVNAVPEFEDHPSVINGCSDLLIAVFGAAGEHARSAVGFGSLPGNITVEIEAIVALNG; encoded by the coding sequence ATGACAGGAGTTTGCGTGAATCAGTTTCCCACCGCCGCCGGCAAGGTCGAGAACTCGCCTTACCAACGGTTAGCCGCCCTCGGCATCAAGCTTCCGCCGCCGCCGCCGCCGATCGCCAATTTCGTGACGCATGTGGTGGAGGGCAATATGCTCTACCTCTCCGGCCAGGGGCCGCGCGAGGCCGATGGCTTCCTGCATGCCGGCAAGGTCGGCGCCGGCGTCAGTGTCGAGGAGGCCTATCGGCATGCACGGCTGACCGGCATCAATCTGCTCGCTGTCATGCATGATGCGCTCGGCGATCTCTCCCGCGTCAAGCGGGTGGTCAAGCTGCTCGGCATGGTCAATGCCGTGCCTGAGTTCGAGGATCATCCGAGCGTCATCAACGGCTGCTCGGATCTGCTGATCGCGGTCTTCGGCGCGGCCGGCGAACATGCCCGCTCAGCCGTCGGCTTCGGCTCGCTGCCGGGCAACATCACCGTCGAGATCGAGGCGATCGTTGCCTTGAATGGCTGA
- a CDS encoding aminotransferase class V-fold PLP-dependent enzyme, giving the protein MPNDIRPSLGLRPVINVSGTMTSLGASIVVPEAIEAMASILPHFVEINDLQRKASAIIARLTGGEAGFVTASCSAGISLAVAGAITADNLLAIEKLPDAVPEKNEVLVQMGHVVSYGAPVDQAIRLAGGKAVLIGQATSTHRFHMEKAITDKTAAAVYVVSHHVVDYGLLNLKEFVEVAHAKGVPVIVDAASEYDLRIFLEQGADIALYSGHKFLGGPTSGIVAGRKELVRHAFLQNMGIGRGMKVGKESIFGVMAALEAWENRDHAGIRERETGYLNLWKRTLDGRPGLTSLIEPDPTNNPLERLRLIVDPEEAHITAWDLADALARGNPPIIVRDHEVEHRYFYLDPCNLHPGQDVIVANRLAEELDKARASNEIIATPIENRSRHRFDAALRWPD; this is encoded by the coding sequence ATGCCCAATGATATCAGACCTTCGCTCGGCCTTCGACCCGTCATCAACGTATCCGGCACGATGACCAGCCTCGGCGCGTCGATCGTCGTGCCGGAGGCGATCGAGGCGATGGCATCGATCCTGCCGCATTTCGTCGAGATCAACGACCTGCAGCGCAAGGCAAGCGCCATTATTGCCCGGCTGACCGGCGGTGAGGCGGGCTTCGTCACCGCCTCCTGCTCGGCCGGCATTTCGCTGGCGGTCGCCGGCGCCATCACCGCCGACAATCTGCTGGCGATCGAAAAGCTGCCGGATGCCGTGCCCGAGAAGAACGAAGTGCTGGTGCAGATGGGCCATGTGGTGAGCTACGGCGCGCCGGTCGACCAGGCAATCCGGCTTGCCGGCGGCAAGGCCGTGCTGATCGGCCAGGCGACCTCGACGCATCGCTTCCACATGGAAAAGGCGATCACCGACAAAACAGCCGCCGCCGTCTATGTCGTCTCCCACCATGTCGTCGATTACGGCCTGTTGAACCTCAAGGAATTCGTCGAGGTCGCCCATGCCAAGGGCGTGCCTGTGATCGTCGATGCCGCCTCGGAATACGATCTCCGGATTTTCCTGGAGCAGGGGGCCGATATCGCCCTCTATTCCGGCCACAAGTTCCTCGGCGGCCCGACCTCCGGCATCGTTGCCGGCCGGAAGGAACTGGTGCGCCATGCCTTCCTGCAGAACATGGGCATCGGCCGCGGCATGAAGGTCGGCAAGGAAAGCATCTTCGGCGTCATGGCAGCGCTGGAAGCCTGGGAAAACCGTGACCATGCCGGCATCCGCGAACGCGAGACCGGTTATCTCAACCTGTGGAAGCGCACACTCGATGGCCGCCCCGGCCTGACCTCGCTGATCGAGCCTGACCCGACCAACAATCCGCTCGAGCGGCTGCGCCTGATCGTCGATCCCGAAGAGGCCCATATCACCGCCTGGGACTTGGCCGATGCGCTGGCGAGGGGCAACCCGCCGATCATCGTGCGCGACCATGAGGTGGAGCACCGTTATTTCTATCTCGACCCGTGCAACCTGCATCCGGGCCAGGACGTCATCGTCGCAAACCGCCTGGCCGAGGAACTCGACAAGGCGCGCGCTTCCAACGAAATCATCGCGACGCCGATCGAAAACCGCAGCCGGCACCGCTTCGATGCCGCGCTGCGCTGGCCGGATTAA